One genomic segment of Terriglobia bacterium includes these proteins:
- a CDS encoding DUF885 family protein, translated as MRRVNAVVGVVLLTVIMLAGAAVAQSAPKSDLEARRKALNELLTEQWEYNLRTSPEFATILGDKRYNDKLSDFSQKAIDAELAQTKQFLAQFEAIDTTGFPEQEALNKALMVRQLRREVEGERFKGWEMPVNQGSGIHILIPQFVTLLPFTNVKDYEDYIARMKQAPRVFDETMVQMRNGMRDGLMPPKFLLEKVVTQAQAIADMPAEKTPFAQPVEKFPAEIGEADQKRLRDAVLEQVRVSVLPSYVKFARFVKEEYAPKGRSEPGVWSLPDGAARYAFAVKQVTTTTMTPEEIHQLGLRQVAEIETQMLAIAKKLGYADIKSLNAAMDNDPKLHERLYAHSRQQIVDLYRKDIDQMWEELPKLFGRLPKAKLEVRPIEEFREKEASTHYNPGTPDGSRPGHVMVNTGDFEHRKLISVESTAYHEGVPGHHMQISIAQEMPSLPPFRQHAHFTAYVEGWALYSEKLGKEVGFYQDPYSDYGRLQDEMLRAIRLVVDTGFHYKKWTRQQVVDFFHAHSAVDEPDVQSETDRYMAWPGQALGYKIGQLKILELRERARKELGEKFDVRGFHDEVLGAGALPLDVLETRVNGWIAEQKGTAKAGSQ; from the coding sequence ATGCGAAGAGTGAATGCGGTGGTAGGGGTGGTGCTGCTGACGGTGATAATGCTGGCGGGAGCGGCGGTGGCGCAGAGCGCGCCGAAGTCGGACCTGGAAGCGCGGCGCAAGGCGCTGAACGAGCTGCTGACGGAGCAGTGGGAATACAACCTGCGGACGTCGCCGGAGTTCGCCACCATCCTGGGCGACAAGCGCTACAACGACAAGCTGAGCGACTTCTCGCAGAAGGCGATCGACGCCGAGCTGGCGCAGACGAAGCAGTTCCTGGCGCAGTTCGAGGCGATTGACACCACCGGCTTTCCCGAGCAGGAGGCGCTGAACAAGGCACTGATGGTGCGTCAACTGCGGCGGGAGGTGGAGGGCGAACGCTTCAAGGGTTGGGAGATGCCGGTGAACCAGGGCTCCGGCATTCACATTCTGATACCGCAGTTCGTCACCCTGTTGCCGTTCACCAACGTGAAGGATTACGAAGACTACATCGCGCGCATGAAGCAGGCGCCGCGGGTGTTCGACGAAACCATGGTGCAGATGCGCAACGGCATGCGGGACGGGCTGATGCCGCCGAAGTTCCTGCTGGAGAAGGTGGTGACGCAAGCGCAGGCGATCGCCGACATGCCGGCGGAGAAGACGCCGTTCGCGCAGCCAGTGGAGAAATTCCCGGCGGAGATCGGCGAGGCGGACCAGAAGCGCCTGCGCGACGCGGTGCTGGAACAGGTGAGGGTGTCGGTGCTGCCGTCGTACGTGAAATTCGCCAGGTTCGTGAAAGAGGAGTACGCGCCCAAGGGAAGAAGCGAGCCGGGCGTGTGGTCGCTGCCCGACGGGGCGGCGCGGTACGCGTTCGCAGTGAAGCAAGTGACCACCACGACGATGACGCCGGAGGAGATTCACCAGCTCGGGCTGAGGCAGGTGGCGGAGATCGAGACGCAGATGCTGGCCATCGCCAAAAAGCTCGGGTACGCGGACATCAAGAGCCTGAACGCGGCGATGGACAACGATCCCAAACTGCACGAGCGGCTGTACGCGCACTCGCGGCAGCAGATCGTGGATTTGTACCGCAAAGACATCGACCAGATGTGGGAGGAGCTGCCCAAACTGTTCGGGCGGCTGCCCAAGGCAAAGCTGGAGGTCAGGCCGATCGAGGAATTCCGGGAGAAGGAGGCGTCAACGCACTACAACCCGGGCACGCCGGACGGCTCGCGTCCCGGGCACGTGATGGTCAACACGGGGGACTTTGAGCACCGCAAGCTGATCTCGGTGGAATCCACGGCGTATCACGAGGGCGTGCCGGGGCATCACATGCAGATCTCGATCGCGCAGGAGATGCCGAGCCTGCCGCCGTTCCGCCAGCATGCGCACTTTACCGCATATGTGGAGGGATGGGCGCTGTACTCGGAGAAGCTGGGGAAGGAAGTCGGATTCTACCAGGATCCGTACAGCGATTACGGGCGGCTGCAGGACGAGATGCTGCGCGCCATCCGGCTGGTGGTGGACACCGGCTTCCACTACAAGAAGTGGACGCGGCAGCAGGTGGTGGACTTCTTCCACGCCCATTCGGCGGTGGACGAGCCGGACGTGCAGAGCGAAACCGATCGCTACATGGCGTGGCCGGGACAGGCGCTGGGATACAAGATCGGGCAGTTGAAGATCCTGGAGCTGCGGGAGCGGGCGCGCAAAGAGTTGGGCGAGAAGTTCGATGTGCGCGGATTCCACGACGAAGTGCTGGGCGCGGGCGCGTTGCCGCTGGACGTGCTGGAGACGCGGGTGAATGGGTGGATCGCGGAACAGAAGGGAACGGCGAAGGCGGGTTCGCAATGA